The Natronobacterium texcoconense genome includes the window GAACACTACGACGGCGGCATCGGCGTCGGGAGTCACGACCCAGAGATAATCGACCACGCCATCGAACTCCACGAGGAATACGGGACGGACTTCGAGTTCCAGATGCTCATGGGCGTCCGGGAAGACGTCCAGTACGACCTCGCGGAGGAGTACGAGGTCTACCAGTACGTCCCCTACGGCGGTCGCTGGCTGTCGTACTTCTACCGCCGCGTGATGGAGCGCAAGGAGAACCTCCGGTTCGCGCTCCGGGCCGTCCTCGGCCGCTAAAGGAAAGCGCTCTTTATCCCCTGGTGTGAGGTGTCCTACATGGCTTCGTGGAAGCGGGACTTCGCGAGCGGGTTGATCGTTCTCGGCCCGATCCTCGTGACCCTCTACGTCATCTACTGGCTCTACGGGCTCGTCGCGGGTATCACACCCCCGGTCATTCTGGAAGCCGACGCCCTGCCACCGTTGCCAGGCGAAGGGACCCAGGAACAGGTCGCAGCGTTCCTTCGCGTCATCGTCGTCCTGACAGTCGTAACGATCCTCACGTTCTCGGTCGGTTACCTCATGCGAACGACGGTCGGCGGCCTCGTCGAACGCGTCGTCGACGGCGTCGCCAACCGTGTCCCCGTCATTCGGGTGGTCTACAACGCGTCCAAGATGGCTGCCGAAACCGCGCTGGGCGAACAGGAGTCGCTCCAGACGCCCGTCAAACTCGAGGTCTGGGACGGGCTCCGGATGACGGCGTTCAAAACCGGGAAGACGACCGACGACGGGCGGGAAGTCCTCTTCCTGCCGACGTCGCCGAACATTACGACAGGATTCGTCATCGAGGTCCATCCCGATCGATTCGACACGCTCGACGAAAACGTCGAAGACGCACTCACCCGCGTCCTGAGTGCCGGCTTCGGTGACGCCGAGCGACGCGGGATGGACGCTGGCGTCCCGATCGACGTCATCGACGAGCGGACGGTAAAGCAGTCGGACAGCGACGATTAGCGGAGTTCGATTACCGCTCAGGATAGGTCGGCGCGTCGAATCCGCCGCGAACCAGCGGCTTCGCGACGTGTCGGCGGGCACACGGCGGCACTTCGTACCAGCCCGGCTCGAGGTCCCGCTCGAGGTCGACTTGCCGTTTCTCCGTAGCACTCGTGTTGCAGTCCCGACACCGATATCCCTGGTCCCGACCGGCGCTTTCCATCGTCCGCTCGCAGTCCGGACAGACCGGCGTCGCGGGTTCGGTCCGGACGAGTTCTCGAACGGCGAACTTCTCGAGTTTGACCGTCCCCTCCGACAGTTCGCCACACGCGGTGATCAGATCGCCAGCCCGAAGCGACCGAACCCGATCACGGAACCGTTTCGTCGGCTCGAAGGCGGCACACTCGAGCCGCGAGTTCCCTGATTCGGCCTCGAGTTCGAAGAAGACGTGCCCGCCACGACGCGTCTCGGGATCGGACGCGACGCGTCCGTCGAGCCGGTAGGCTCGCCCCTCGCGAGCTTCGGCGATCGTTCCATCCCGGAGGTGGGCGTCGGTTCCCTGGTTGGTCACGAACAGTTGACTCGAGTCGACGGGTTCCCCGTCGATCCGGTCTGTAACCGCCCGGACGCTCTCGGGGTCGTCGCCACGGATACCGTACAGAATCGGCCCGGGCGTGTGCGGGACGCAGACGGTCTCGTCCTCGTCGCGGTCGACCGTATCCCACACCTCGGGGTAACCCCAGTTGGCCGCCGTGAAGACGCTCTCCTCGTCGACTTCCCGTGGCGTTCCCCAGCGATCAGGCTCGCGGTAGGAGATGTGTTCGTAGGTCCACTCCTCGAGTGCTCGCGGCGCACCGATCGCAGCCAGCGCGCCGATGCGCCCGCGCCCGTTGCCGGCGTACCACGAGCGGTAGCCGTGGTCGTCGATCCGGTCGACGGCGTCGCCGATCTCGAGTTCCTCGCGGAGCGCGCGTTCGGCGAACGTCGCCACGTCGTCGGGGACGGTGCCGACGTCGGTGTCGGCCACCACCAGTCCGGGATTCGTTCGGTCGTCGGCCGTCTCCGCGAGCGACGCGAGAAGATCGGTGGCAACCTCGAGTGCGCGGACGGGGTCGCAGTCGGTTTCGATGGCGAGCGCGGCGTTGCCTCGAGTCTTGTACTCGACGGCAGGGTTGAGTCGGACGAGAAAGAGTCGGCCGACGGACGCCCCGTCGCGGCGCAGTCGCTCGGCGACCTCCCTCGCGACGTAGGTCGTGCACATCCCGCGTTCGCGGGAGTCGGTATCGTCGATCCCGACGACAGTCATCGGTTCGTCTTGGTGTGGCGACGTGTAACGCCTTTCGGGACGCCGGTGGTCGATCGACGGATACGATTCCGGCAGGTGACGATAGTAACCCCTATAAAAGTATACTGCTGGTATGGCCCGAAATCGCTACACAGCAGACGGACATGTCGGGGAAAACCTCTTATAGGAGGAATAGCTTACATCCCCGTATGTCCCGCTCCGCACTGGTCGGCAACGTGACCGCGATGTTAGAGGACGCGGGATTCGCTGTGAGCGATCGGTGTGCGATCCGGCCGAAGAGCTTCGACATCGCCGCTCGACGCGGTAAGGACCTGATCCTGGTAAAAATCCTCGGCAACATCGACGCGTTCAACGAGGCGACCGGCCACGAGATGCGTCGGCTCGGTACCTATCTCGAGGCGACGCCGGTGGTGATCGGATTGCGCAGTCGCGACGAGGACCTGAAACCCGACGTGGTCTACTTCCGTCACGGCGTTCCCGTCCTCAGTCCAGACACGGCGTACAATCTCTTCATCGAGGAGGTACCGCCACTGATCTACGCTGCACCGGGCGGTCTCTACGTCAACATCGACGGTGACCTGCTCGCCGACGAACGGCAGGAGCGCGATCTGAGTCTCGGACAGCTCGCGAGCGAACTCGGCGTCTCTCGGCGGACGGTCTCGAAGTACGAGGACGGCATGAACGCCTCCGTCGAGGTCGCGATGGCGCTACAGGAGATGTTCGACGCACCGCTGACCAGCCCGGTCGACGTCCTCGACGGCGCCGACGAGGTACACGAAACCGAGTCGACGCCGGAGGATCCCGAGGCCGACCCCGACGACGAACAGGTCGTCGCGGTCTTCACCCGGGCGGGCTACAAGGTCCATCCGACGCTCCGATCGCCGTTCAAGGCGGTCAGCCGCGAAACCGAGGACGGCGAGGACGAAGGCGAGGAGGACGTCGTTCTCACCGGTCACTCCGAGTTCACCAAGGCCGCAAAGAAACGTGCCCGGATCATGAGTTCGATCGGCCACGTCACGCACACGCAGTCGGTCTACGTCGTCGACCGGGCGAAACGCGACTCCGTCGACGGCACCGCGCTCGTCGAACGCGACGAACTCTCCGAGATGCGCAACGCCGAAGAACTCCGCAAGGTCATCCGCGAACGAGCGGAGCACGAAGAAGCGGCCTGATTTTCGGAACTGATTCTCTTCGATCCAAACCGTCGTCAGGCGTACGTCTCTTCCAGATACTCGACGATATCGTCGCTCTCGTGCATCCCCTCGACGCCCTGGGCCTCGTCGGAGATGACAGGGACGCCGGTCTGTCCGCTCACTTCCTCGACTTCGGTCCGCTCGGCGTGGGTCCGCGGGACCTCGATCACGTCGTACTCGAGGTCGAGTTCGTCGAGTTTCGAGCGGACTTTTGCACAGTACGGACAGCCGGGAAGTTCGTACATCGTAATGTCGGCCATGGTCGACGTAGTCGACTGAGACCAAAGAGGCCACCGGTCGGCTGTCAGGTTGCCGGAACTCGCGAAGAAAAGACGCTGTTCTAGAAGACGATCATGCCCGCTTCGACGGCGAAGTAGACGACGAAGTAGACGATGAAGGCACCGGCGAGCGCCCACTGACCGAGCGAGACGTCTCGAGCGTCGCCCATCGCAGCCTTGACCAGCGGATAGCTGATGATACCTGCTGCGAGACCGTTCGCGATCGAGGTCGTTAGCGGCATGATCGTGATCGTCAGTCCGGCGGTGATCGCCCACGCGGGGTCCTGCCAGTCGATGTCGGCGACACCCTGTAGCATGATGATCCCGACGACCACCAGTGCGATGTAGGTCGCATACTGGGGAATCGCGGACATCAGCGGGACGACGAGCAGGGAGAGGAGGAACATTCCGCCGACGACGAGCGCGGCAAAGCCGGTTCGACCGCCCTCTTCGATTCCGGTCGAAGATTCGATATATGTCGTCACGGTCGAGGTGCCGATCATCGCACCCGCCGTGGTCCCAACTGCGTCCGCCATCAGCGGCTTCTCGATCTCGGGCAGGTCACCCTGCTCGTCGAGGAAGCCGGCAATCTGGGAGACGCCGATGAGCGTTCCCGCGGTGTCGAAGAAATCGACGAAGAAGAACGTGAAGACGACCAGCAGGAAGACGAGTGGATCGTCGGCGATCATCCCGAGTCCCTCGACGAATCCCCAGAACAGCGGCGTGAAGTCGTACTGGACGCCACCGAACATCGCGGCGATACCCTCGGTGGTCACCTGATCGTACGACCCCTCCGGGGTGAGCACGTCGGGTGCGACGACGCCGACGAGCGTGAGCAGCCACCCCGCGACGGCCGTCGTCAGAATCCCGATCACGATCGACCCGCGAACGCCGCGGGCGTACAACAGCAGCGTCACCGCGAGACCGGCAAGCGACAGCGCCGCGATCGGACTCTCGAGGACGTTCCCGAGCGTAACCATCGTACTCTCGTAGGGGACGACGACCTGAATCTCCTGAAGACCGAGGAACAGCAGGAAGACACCGATACCGGCACCGACGGCGAACTTCACCGGCTCGGGGAACAGTTCGATGATGTACTTTCGTGCGCCAACGGCGGTCAGCGCGATGAAGATTATTCCTTCGACGAAGACGGCCGCGAGCGCGAGTTGCCACGGGACGCCAAGGATGAGGACGACGGTGAACGTGAAGAAGGCGTTGAGCCCCATGCCAGGTGCCAGCCCGAACGGTCGCCTGGCGTAGACGGCCATTACGATAATCGCGATGATCGACGCGATGATCGTGACGACGGTGAGCATCTCCACGACCTCCCCCCAGTAGTACATCTCGCCCGCAATTTCCGTCTGATCGTCAGCCGCGATCTCGCCCGGCGGCCGGCCGAAGATCGCCGGTGCGAGGATTGTCGGATTGACGACGATAATGTACGCCATCGCGAGGAACGTCGTGATTCCCGCGAGGGTTTCGGTTCGATAGTCGGTATCGTGATCACCGAAGTCGAAGTAATCGGCGACCGTATCAGCCACACCCATGTTGGACGGTCGAGCATAGATACAGCGTTAAGTTAAAGTTTCCCGTCTTGATCGACGATTAGTTATACACACATGTGTATAGTTTGGTGTAGGTCCGGACTCGAGTTCCAGTGGGACCGTCGCCACGCATCGGCGTCAGACGGTCTCGAGTCGTCACGACGAGACCAACGTATTTCACCCCGGAAGGTGTACACATGCACCATGAAATTCGTCATCGTGGGGTACGGACGGGTCGGCTCGAGAACGGCGCGTATCCTCGCGCAAGAGGGACACGACGTCGTCGTCGTCGACGACGATTCCGATCGCGTGGAACGTGCCGAGTCGGACGGGTTCGAGACCGTCCACGGCGACGGTGCCGACGAAGCGGTGCTTCTGGAGGCAGGGGTCGACGACGTGGACGCAATCGGTGCTTTCACCCCCGACCTCAACGCCAACTTCGCGGCCTGCATGGTCGGCAACCACCACGGCTGTCGGACGGTTCTCAGGATCGACGAGGACTACCGCGAAGACATCTACGAGAAGTACGCCGAAGACGTCGACGAGATCATCTACCCGGAACGGCTGGGTGCTGCCGGTGCAAAGACCGCCTTGCTGGGCGGTGACTTCAACGTCGTCGCCGACCTCGCCACGAACCTCCAGTTGACCGTCCTCGAGGTTCAGGAGGGTTCGTCAGCCGTCGGAAAACGGGTAACCGAACTCGACCTGCCGGCGTCGGCCCGGATCTACGCACACGGCCGCGAACGCGAGTCGCTGTCGATTCCGTTGCCGGGGACCGAACTCGAGGCCGGCGACGAAGTCGCGGTCATCACCGAGACGGATCGGGCAGAGGACGTGCGTGCTGCGCTGTCGACGGAGACGACCAGCGCCCAGTGACGTACCGTCTTACAAACTCGGCGAGCTGTAACTACCGCTTTCGACCGATGTCTCGACGTATTCTGACACGGAGCAGGTGCTGAACGGGAAAGCGGAAAGCATAGTGAAGAGGTGACGCGCAACCGGATCAGTTGGGATGGGGGGTGGAGAGGGGATGGGGAGTGCGCGTCAACTACGACGACGAACGGGGACATGATAAAATCCCGTCAGACGATCGACTGACGCGAGTCAGACAACGGCGATTATCGGTCGTCCCGCCGGAACACAAGCACGTTCTGGTGGACCATCGACGGAACGAACGAGAACGGATAGCCGTAGACGTGCAGGTCCTTCGTCGGATCGTACCAGATCAGGTTCGCCGCGAGCGTCACGGGCGCCGTCGATTCGATCGCTCGCGCGAGGTCCGCAGACAGGAACTCGTAGGACTGCTCGCGGTACATGTCGCCGATGAAAACGACCAGGTGGCCCTCGTCGGCTACCGCGTCGGCGAACCGGTCGAACTTCCCGGCCATGTCCTCGAGCCACTCGTCTTTGCTCTGACCCTCCACACTCGAGTCGTCGTCGAACGAATCCAGTTTGCTCTCCCTGGTCTCGCGTTCGTTTCTGGTCTGCTCGAGTTCGTCCATGTGCCAGTAGGGGACGTCGGTCAGCAGGAGGTCGACGGAGGCGTCGGGGACGTCCTCGATCAGTTCCGCACAGTCGCCGTGGCGCATCTCCTGGGTGGAAAGCGGTGGCTCGCCGCGGGCACGTCGCTCTTCGTTTTCGTGTTCGAGGACTTCCTCGTAGATTTCGATCCAGCGTTCGTTGCGCTCGAAGCCGATTGCCTCGCGCAGTCCGGTCCCCTCGTGTTCGCAGAAACTCGCGCCCAGTAAGGTGCCGCCGACGCCGGCGAACGGGTCGAGGACGGTGTCTCCGGCCTTGCTGAATCGCCCGATCAGTTCCGCACAGAGCCTCGGCGGTTTCTGGCCGCCGTGTTCGCTGCGCAGGTCGTGCTGGACGTCCGGCGGATACCCCTCGGCGATGACGGACTTCGTGGCGTACTTCCACTCCTTTCCGGTGAGGTCGTTGAGCCGGTTGCGTTCGTCGTAGATTCCTCGTCCCTCGACGTACCGCTGGTGGTCCGCGAGGTCGTCCGTGTCGACGACCTCGCCGTCCTCGATCGGTAGCGACTCCTCGAGTGCACGGTCGGCGTCGAACTCGCCGTCCTCGTCCGTAAACAGGCGACTCTGGCGGTGTCGATCGTCGTCCCCGTCCGCTGGCATATATTCCGGTGGTCACCGTGAGCGCATAAACGCTTGTGACTCCGACCGGGGACGAGACGAGAACCGGTGACATCGGGGTTAGCGAGCCCCTTTCAGTCTCCGTCCCCTCCGTTCGACTATGAACATGCTCGTCGACGGCGAGTGGCGAACAGACGCGTACGAAACGACGAGCGAAGACGGCTCGTTCGAGCGCCAGGAGACGACGTTCCGCGACCGGATCCGCGACGATCCGGACGCACAGTTCCAGCCCGAAGCGGGACGCTACCACCTCTACGTCTCCTACGCCTGCCCATGGGCCCACCGAACGCTCGTGACGCGGGCGCTGAAGGGGCTCGAGGACGCTATCTCGGTGTCGGTCGTCGACCCCTACCGCGACGAGGACGGCTGGCAGTTCACGCCCGAGAAGGAGGGCTGTACGCGCGATCACGTCCACGACACCGACTACCTGCGGGAACTGTACGTCGAGGCCGATCCGGACGCGACCTGTCGCGTGACGGTGCCGGTCCTCTGGGACACGGAGGAAAACACAATCGTCAACAACGAGTCCAAGGAGATTATGCGGATGCTCGACACCGAGTTCGACGAGTACGCCGAGCGGGACGTGGACCTCTACCCCGACGGGAACCAGGAGGAGGTCGACCGGATCATCAACGAAATCTACGAGCCGATCAACAACGGCGTCTACCGTGCCGGCTTCGCGACCGAACAGGAGCCCTACGACGAGGCCGTCGACGACCTCTTCTCGGCGCTGGACCACTGGGACGACGTACTCGCGGACCAGCGCTACCTCGCCGGCGACCGACTCACCGAGGCCGACGTCGCGATGTTCACGACGCTGATCCGGTTCGACAACGTCTACCACACGCACTTCATGTGTAACATCCAGTACATCCGGGAGTACGAGAACCTCTGGCCGTATCTGCGGGACCTCTATCAGACGCCAGGGGTAGCAAAGACCGTCGACATGGACCACATCAGGGAACACTACTACACGACCCACCCGGACGTGAACCCCCACGGAATCGTCGCTCGAGGACCGGACCTCGACCTCGAGGCACCACACGACCGGGACGAACTGCCGGGCGAGCTACCGGCGGATCTCGTCACACCGGCGGACGACTGACGAAAAAGTAGAGAGTCAGGCTTCGGCTTCCGCTTCTTCTTCCGTCTCTTCTTC containing:
- a CDS encoding DUF502 domain-containing protein; translated protein: MASWKRDFASGLIVLGPILVTLYVIYWLYGLVAGITPPVILEADALPPLPGEGTQEQVAAFLRVIVVLTVVTILTFSVGYLMRTTVGGLVERVVDGVANRVPVIRVVYNASKMAAETALGEQESLQTPVKLEVWDGLRMTAFKTGKTTDDGREVLFLPTSPNITTGFVIEVHPDRFDTLDENVEDALTRVLSAGFGDAERRGMDAGVPIDVIDERTVKQSDSDD
- a CDS encoding tRNA(Ile)(2)-agmatinylcytidine synthase, which translates into the protein MTVVGIDDTDSRERGMCTTYVAREVAERLRRDGASVGRLFLVRLNPAVEYKTRGNAALAIETDCDPVRALEVATDLLASLAETADDRTNPGLVVADTDVGTVPDDVATFAERALREELEIGDAVDRIDDHGYRSWYAGNGRGRIGALAAIGAPRALEEWTYEHISYREPDRWGTPREVDEESVFTAANWGYPEVWDTVDRDEDETVCVPHTPGPILYGIRGDDPESVRAVTDRIDGEPVDSSQLFVTNQGTDAHLRDGTIAEAREGRAYRLDGRVASDPETRRGGHVFFELEAESGNSRLECAAFEPTKRFRDRVRSLRAGDLITACGELSEGTVKLEKFAVRELVRTEPATPVCPDCERTMESAGRDQGYRCRDCNTSATEKRQVDLERDLEPGWYEVPPCARRHVAKPLVRGGFDAPTYPER
- a CDS encoding transcriptional regulator — its product is MSRSALVGNVTAMLEDAGFAVSDRCAIRPKSFDIAARRGKDLILVKILGNIDAFNEATGHEMRRLGTYLEATPVVIGLRSRDEDLKPDVVYFRHGVPVLSPDTAYNLFIEEVPPLIYAAPGGLYVNIDGDLLADERQERDLSLGQLASELGVSRRTVSKYEDGMNASVEVAMALQEMFDAPLTSPVDVLDGADEVHETESTPEDPEADPDDEQVVAVFTRAGYKVHPTLRSPFKAVSRETEDGEDEGEEDVVLTGHSEFTKAAKKRARIMSSIGHVTHTQSVYVVDRAKRDSVDGTALVERDELSEMRNAEELRKVIRERAEHEEAA
- a CDS encoding glutathione S-transferase N-terminal domain-containing protein, which produces MADITMYELPGCPYCAKVRSKLDELDLEYDVIEVPRTHAERTEVEEVSGQTGVPVISDEAQGVEGMHESDDIVEYLEETYA
- a CDS encoding NCS2 family permease, with the translated sequence MGVADTVADYFDFGDHDTDYRTETLAGITTFLAMAYIIVVNPTILAPAIFGRPPGEIAADDQTEIAGEMYYWGEVVEMLTVVTIIASIIAIIVMAVYARRPFGLAPGMGLNAFFTFTVVLILGVPWQLALAAVFVEGIIFIALTAVGARKYIIELFPEPVKFAVGAGIGVFLLFLGLQEIQVVVPYESTMVTLGNVLESPIAALSLAGLAVTLLLYARGVRGSIVIGILTTAVAGWLLTLVGVVAPDVLTPEGSYDQVTTEGIAAMFGGVQYDFTPLFWGFVEGLGMIADDPLVFLLVVFTFFFVDFFDTAGTLIGVSQIAGFLDEQGDLPEIEKPLMADAVGTTAGAMIGTSTVTTYIESSTGIEEGGRTGFAALVVGGMFLLSLLVVPLMSAIPQYATYIALVVVGIIMLQGVADIDWQDPAWAITAGLTITIMPLTTSIANGLAAGIISYPLVKAAMGDARDVSLGQWALAGAFIVYFVVYFAVEAGMIVF
- a CDS encoding potassium channel family protein; the encoded protein is MKFVIVGYGRVGSRTARILAQEGHDVVVVDDDSDRVERAESDGFETVHGDGADEAVLLEAGVDDVDAIGAFTPDLNANFAACMVGNHHGCRTVLRIDEDYREDIYEKYAEDVDEIIYPERLGAAGAKTALLGGDFNVVADLATNLQLTVLEVQEGSSAVGKRVTELDLPASARIYAHGRERESLSIPLPGTELEAGDEVAVITETDRAEDVRAALSTETTSAQ
- a CDS encoding DNA methyltransferase — protein: MPADGDDDRHRQSRLFTDEDGEFDADRALEESLPIEDGEVVDTDDLADHQRYVEGRGIYDERNRLNDLTGKEWKYATKSVIAEGYPPDVQHDLRSEHGGQKPPRLCAELIGRFSKAGDTVLDPFAGVGGTLLGASFCEHEGTGLREAIGFERNERWIEIYEEVLEHENEERRARGEPPLSTQEMRHGDCAELIEDVPDASVDLLLTDVPYWHMDELEQTRNERETRESKLDSFDDDSSVEGQSKDEWLEDMAGKFDRFADAVADEGHLVVFIGDMYREQSYEFLSADLARAIESTAPVTLAANLIWYDPTKDLHVYGYPFSFVPSMVHQNVLVFRRDDR
- a CDS encoding glutathione S-transferase family protein, with the translated sequence MNMLVDGEWRTDAYETTSEDGSFERQETTFRDRIRDDPDAQFQPEAGRYHLYVSYACPWAHRTLVTRALKGLEDAISVSVVDPYRDEDGWQFTPEKEGCTRDHVHDTDYLRELYVEADPDATCRVTVPVLWDTEENTIVNNESKEIMRMLDTEFDEYAERDVDLYPDGNQEEVDRIINEIYEPINNGVYRAGFATEQEPYDEAVDDLFSALDHWDDVLADQRYLAGDRLTEADVAMFTTLIRFDNVYHTHFMCNIQYIREYENLWPYLRDLYQTPGVAKTVDMDHIREHYYTTHPDVNPHGIVARGPDLDLEAPHDRDELPGELPADLVTPADD